The sequence below is a genomic window from Stigmatopora nigra isolate UIUO_SnigA chromosome 4, RoL_Snig_1.1, whole genome shotgun sequence.
CAGttatgtaaaatataaaaacagcaCTTCACAAGTCGATGGTAAATTAAGGTCTGCAACGATTTTAAAACCATTTGTAAAAGTATGTTGATCAATTGTGTGACTGTAATTTTATTAAATCCTGTCAAAATTAAGTGGGgaacaaaatgtcaaactacatattttacattaatcCAATAGCCACCCTTTTTATGTCCATGACATTTAAGTCATTGGTGAGCTGGAGCTTTAGCAGTTGACTATTGATGCAAGGTCCCTATCCAATTGCATCTTTTAATTTGAAGTCAATGCAAGAAAAGTCCATGAATACATAAGAATCTGGCACATATCACTCTGTTTAATCAAATTGTTGCTGCTCAGCATCTGTCGCTGGCTCATTGTCATTGTCTGGCTCAGGATGTTGCTGTTCAGGTTGCGGGATGAGACCTCCATCCTTTGCAGTATTATACGAGCCGCAATCCTTGCACTTCATCCCCAGGACATGGAAAGGCACTGTACAATGGGCTTGACAGTCATTGCACAAAATCTTTGACAAAAAGAGAATACAGGAATTAATTTGAaaccaaattgatttttttacacaatggtAAATACTCCATAGtccatttaatttttcttacaAGTTCTTAATTACACAGGATGCAACTTACTTTGACTGTGGCGCCCTGGTATTCCGTTGGCATTGGTGACATAGCAATTTCTTTGTCAATCTGTTCCCAGTGATCGGTCATGTTCCAAACAGAGTGCATGCAAAGTGGGCAGCGGTAAGCACTACAACAAAGAGGGGGAAAACATATGTTTCTTCCATTTGTAGAtaactttcctccagaaatAATTGTAAAAAGCTTAGACAAAAAGTCACTAATTTCTCATCTGTTCTATAATCTGAGTGTGTGTACATACTTTGTTCTGACCATGTCGTCGAAACAGCTcctgtaaaaacaaatattttgtagCTAAAATTGCTGATAACTGAATGTAAAATTTAAGAGCTATACTTATGGAGAAGATGTCCACAGGGAAGAACATGTGCTCCAATTCTAGATGTGTGGATATCCTGTATGTAGACACAATTTGAAGTGTGTAAATAAACATGGTAGCTATATGTACTATTTCTGCTCCCATTATAACCATTCTAAATCATTACCTCCATGCAAACTGGACAATTCTGCCTGGAAACATTCTCAACGCACTGAAAGTTGAAATATTGGGGAAAACTTATTATACAATTCCTCATCCTTGAAagtatttattgtttaaaattgaAGATGATCAGATATAATACTCACTTTGTGGTTCCCTTGCAGGTCGAGTGCTAAACACAAATTGCACTTATCACAATGGAAATATTTCTCTTTTGGACCAATCCTGAATTGGTTAAtagtaaattaattaaaaacaagatTGCAATTATACATTGCAGAAAAACAGAAACGTTTTTCCTTTTGTGTTAACTTACCTACAGATGCCACAAGGCTGACAGTGATATTGTTTCTTATCCTTATCAAACAAGTGGCAAATATTACAGTAATACTCCCCAAACTTCACATGGCACTGCTGACACGTCTGTTGTGCCTAAAAAGGATAATACGATCTTAGATGGTGATTAATTTTCTGATATTACAAGAATACTGTGATAAAAACAATATATCTTGAAATAACATACCTGCTGTAATGTTAAACACTCAGAGCATTGTATCGATTCCACTTTGAAGCGATCCATCTGGTGGTTCTCCTCTGCATCGTGGCATAGCCTACACACATACAGTTTACCACAGCATGGGGCCTGGataacacaaatacatacattatgatattttaaatatgataGTTAT
It includes:
- the LOC144194953 gene encoding RING finger and CHY zinc finger domain-containing protein 1-like; translated protein: MAARMGCEHYARSCLLKAPCCGKLYVCRLCHDAEENHQMDRFKVESIQCSECLTLQQAQQTCQQCHVKFGEYYCNICHLFDKDKKQYHCQPCGICRIGPKEKYFHCDKCNLCLALDLQGNHKCVENVSRQNCPVCMEDIHTSRIGAHVLPCGHLLHKSCFDDMVRTNAYRCPLCMHSVWNMTDHWEQIDKEIAMSPMPTEYQGATVKILCNDCQAHCTVPFHVLGMKCKDCGSYNTAKDGGLIPQPEQQHPEPDNDNEPATDAEQQQFD